In a single window of the Paenibacillus sp. MMS20-IR301 genome:
- a CDS encoding sulfate permease translates to MTGLSRFKGYNMASLRKDIISGTIVGVIAIPLGMAFAIASGVKPEYGIYTTIVAGILISLFGGSKFQIGGPTGAFIPILFAIAMEYGYENLLIAGMMAGVILVVMGVLRLGVLIKFIPKPVTIGFTAGIAVIIFSGQIANFLGLRDMERHESFVDNMKEIGAHLSTTNLYSILTAGICLAVVILGMRFAPKVPGSLIGLLCATVIAALFFSGKVTTIGSAYGDIPNTLPSFHFPVITWEKIKLLIRPAFIIAMLGAIESLLSAVVADGMSGTRHDSNRELVGQGIANIAAPLFGGIPATGAIARTATNIRSGAASPLSGVIHGVVVFLILLLFAPYASSIPLAAMAPILMVVAWNMSERKEFLHLLKLKTGDSLVLFITFLLTVFADLTVAVEVGLVLAVILFVKRMGEVHRVSKVLPDPASVKVEAHMVTDSHDCPQIGIYNVEGPLFFGAAYRFDHTMPGPGPDQAKVILLRMSKVPLMDTTGEANLASLVKQLQADGGRLMIAGIQSQPLELLKKTGLYDRIGAAQFYEHTGEAINEALGSISHTRCEGCRHAAFRECSVLSGLEEAAPRGAAFKGRTPAVARKLSGGV, encoded by the coding sequence ATGACTGGGCTCAGCCGATTTAAAGGCTACAACATGGCTTCACTGCGCAAGGATATCATTTCAGGGACGATCGTCGGCGTAATTGCCATCCCGCTCGGGATGGCATTTGCTATTGCTTCCGGGGTCAAGCCGGAGTACGGAATTTATACAACCATAGTAGCTGGTATTCTAATTTCCTTGTTCGGCGGTTCAAAGTTTCAGATTGGCGGACCTACGGGTGCGTTTATTCCTATTTTGTTTGCCATTGCCATGGAATACGGGTATGAGAACCTGCTGATTGCCGGAATGATGGCCGGGGTTATACTCGTGGTAATGGGCGTCCTGCGGCTCGGGGTACTGATCAAGTTCATTCCGAAGCCGGTGACGATCGGGTTCACGGCGGGGATTGCCGTGATTATTTTCAGCGGGCAGATTGCCAACTTTCTCGGGCTGAGGGATATGGAGCGCCATGAGAGCTTCGTGGATAATATGAAGGAAATCGGTGCACATCTCTCGACTACTAACCTCTACAGTATCCTGACAGCGGGCATTTGTCTGGCTGTTGTGATACTGGGGATGCGCTTTGCGCCGAAGGTGCCGGGCTCGCTGATCGGGCTGCTCTGTGCAACGGTTATTGCCGCGCTGTTCTTCAGCGGCAAGGTTACCACGATTGGCTCGGCTTACGGGGATATTCCCAATACGCTGCCGAGCTTTCATTTCCCGGTTATTACCTGGGAGAAGATCAAGCTGCTGATCCGTCCGGCCTTCATCATTGCCATGCTCGGTGCCATTGAATCCCTGCTGTCGGCAGTGGTTGCTGACGGCATGTCAGGGACCAGGCATGACAGCAACCGTGAGCTGGTCGGCCAGGGCATCGCCAATATTGCCGCACCGCTCTTCGGCGGTATCCCAGCTACCGGTGCAATTGCCAGAACCGCTACGAATATCCGCAGCGGTGCAGCTTCCCCGCTCTCGGGCGTTATCCATGGCGTTGTCGTATTTCTGATTCTGCTGTTATTTGCACCGTATGCTTCAAGCATCCCGCTGGCGGCGATGGCTCCGATCCTGATGGTCGTAGCCTGGAACATGAGTGAACGGAAGGAATTTCTTCATCTGCTGAAGCTGAAGACCGGTGATTCGCTGGTGCTGTTCATCACGTTCCTGCTGACGGTATTTGCAGATCTGACAGTGGCTGTTGAGGTAGGCCTGGTGCTTGCGGTAATTCTCTTCGTGAAACGGATGGGCGAGGTCCACAGGGTCTCCAAGGTACTGCCTGATCCTGCTTCCGTGAAGGTTGAGGCCCATATGGTAACGGACAGCCATGACTGCCCGCAGATTGGAATCTACAATGTTGAGGGGCCGCTCTTCTTCGGGGCCGCCTACCGTTTCGATCATACGATGCCGGGGCCGGGACCGGATCAGGCCAAGGTGATCCTGCTGCGCATGAGCAAGGTTCCGCTGATGGATACTACCGGTGAAGCCAATCTGGCTTCCCTGGTGAAGCAGCTGCAGGCGGACGGCGGACGGCTGATGATTGCCGGCATCCAGAGTCAGCCGCTGGAGCTGCTGAAGAAGACGGGGCTGTATGACAGAATCGGCGCCGCGCAGTTCTACGAGCATACAGGGGAAGCGATTAATGAAGCGCTGGGCAG
- a CDS encoding metalloregulator ArsR/SmtB family transcription factor, with product MNSDIQQFKTEFFKALAHPMRIRILELLSEGEKNVNELQAILGSEGSAVSQQLAVLRAKNVVTSVKEGTTVIYALRDPLIKDLLAVARQIFDNHLVNTISLLEGIRSE from the coding sequence ATGAACAGCGATATTCAACAATTTAAGACGGAATTCTTCAAGGCGCTGGCTCATCCGATGCGGATTCGTATTCTGGAGCTGCTCAGTGAAGGCGAGAAGAATGTGAACGAACTGCAGGCGATCCTTGGCTCGGAGGGTTCCGCCGTATCCCAGCAGCTGGCCGTGCTCCGTGCCAAGAATGTGGTAACCAGTGTGAAGGAAGGCACTACAGTAATCTATGCCCTCCGCGATCCCCTGATCAAAGATCTTCTGGCAGTAGCCAGACAAATATTCGACAACCATCTTGTGAATACGATATCCCTGCTTGAAGGGATCCGCAGCGAATAA
- a CDS encoding pyridoxal phosphate-dependent aminotransferase: MNLFEPSELLKSLPGQFFAALVARAGAVAAGGHDVINLGQGNPDLPTPAHIVEALQTAGADPQNHRYPPFRGYRYLKEAAAEFYSREYGVELDPDREVAVLFGGKTGLVEVVQCLLNPGDTALVPDPGYPDYWSGIALARAEMEMMPLTAEHAFLPDYSSIGLETAAKAKLMFLNYPNNPTGAVATGEFFAETVQFASRHNICVVHDFAYAAIGYEGQKPLSYLQTPGAKAQGIEIYTLSKTYNMAGWRVAFAVGNASVIESINLLQDHMYVSLFGAVQEAARAALLGPQTPVEENVARYEARRNLLIQGLHNIGWEAEAPGGSFFAWLPVPKGYTSESFASLLLDKAHVVVAPGIGFGAYGEGYVRVGLVSDEARLAEAVERIARLGIFHPKAL; this comes from the coding sequence GTGAACTTGTTTGAACCTTCAGAACTGCTGAAGTCCCTGCCGGGGCAGTTCTTCGCTGCACTTGTTGCCAGAGCAGGTGCGGTTGCCGCCGGGGGGCATGATGTAATCAATCTGGGGCAGGGGAATCCGGATTTGCCTACCCCGGCCCATATTGTTGAAGCACTGCAGACAGCCGGGGCCGATCCTCAGAACCACAGGTATCCGCCGTTTCGCGGGTACAGGTATCTGAAGGAAGCGGCAGCTGAATTCTACAGCCGGGAATATGGCGTAGAGCTTGACCCGGACCGTGAGGTGGCGGTTTTGTTCGGCGGCAAGACCGGGCTGGTTGAGGTGGTCCAGTGTCTGCTTAATCCGGGAGATACGGCGCTCGTGCCTGATCCCGGCTATCCGGACTACTGGTCAGGAATTGCACTGGCCCGCGCGGAGATGGAGATGATGCCGCTGACGGCAGAGCATGCTTTTCTGCCCGATTATAGCAGCATTGGCCTTGAAACCGCTGCGAAAGCCAAGCTGATGTTCCTGAATTACCCGAATAATCCAACCGGCGCTGTTGCTACCGGGGAGTTCTTCGCGGAAACGGTGCAGTTCGCATCCAGGCATAATATTTGTGTGGTGCATGATTTCGCCTATGCCGCTATCGGGTATGAAGGGCAGAAGCCGCTGAGCTATCTGCAGACACCGGGTGCCAAAGCCCAGGGTATCGAGATCTACACCCTATCCAAAACCTACAATATGGCCGGCTGGCGTGTCGCCTTTGCTGTAGGCAATGCCAGTGTAATTGAGAGCATCAACCTGCTGCAGGATCACATGTACGTCAGTCTGTTCGGTGCAGTCCAGGAGGCAGCGAGGGCAGCACTTCTTGGCCCCCAGACTCCGGTAGAGGAGAATGTAGCCCGTTATGAAGCACGCCGTAACCTGCTGATTCAAGGCCTGCACAACATCGGCTGGGAGGCAGAAGCTCCGGGCGGCTCCTTCTTTGCCTGGCTTCCCGTCCCAAAAGGCTATACCTCGGAGAGCTTCGCCAGCCTGCTGCTGGATAAGGCGCATGTGGTAGTGGCGCCGGGGATCGGTTTTGGTGCTTACGGTGAAGGTTACGTCCGGGTAGGACTGGTCAGTGATGAAGCCCGGCTGGCGGAGGCAGTGGAGCGGATTGCCCGGCTGGGGATCTTTCACCCGAAGGCGTTATAA